In Flavobacterium luteolum, the DNA window CAGACCAGATTGGTGTAAAAGAGAACTCTCCTTTATCGTTTGTCCATAATTCTTTTTCCCATCCGTTTGGAGCAATTACTTTAATTTTAGTTTCTTTTGCGATAGCTCCTTCATAAGAAGCAACTCCAGTGATTTTAGTGTCTTTTTTTGCAACATCTGCATTTTCTGAGAAAACAGCAATCTTGTTTGTGTTAGAAGCAATATTGTTTCCTGTGGCTTTGTTTCCAACAACAACAGTTGCGCTAGAATTGTAATCTAATTTCATAGTGCCATAAACATCTTTTACAGTATGATGCATTACGATCGTGTAAACGCCGTCTTCGTCTGGAGTAAAGAAAGCTTGATATTTATTATCTAAAGCTTTAGAAGTTAATTTAACCTCTTTTTTGGATGGAGAAATTACAACTAAAGAAAAATCCTTTAAATCAGAAAACCATTTATCTGCTTTTGTAATATCGTTATCAGAGAATTCTCCAAAATAAACAGAAATTTCTTGAGCTTTTCCTTTTGTTCCCGTTGCTTTAGTTTCTATCCAAAGGGCATGAGCAAAAAGCTGTGGTGCAGCAAAAAGCATTAAAAATAAAAAGCTCAGTGTTTTTAAAGTATTTGATTTCATAAGATCAAGTTTAAATTATAGAATTATATTTTTCACAAACATAAGCCTTATTTAGAATAAATAAAAATAAAATATAAAAAAACCTCGAAATGCATTTCACATTGTATAGATTTCGAGGTTTTAGAAAATATTTGATTAGGAAAACTAAAGTCTTACTGTTAGGTTTACTAATAAGTTTGCAGGAGCTTGAGCCATTCCATAAGAATCCCAATACTTTGTGTTTGTCAGGTTGTTGAATTTAACGCCAAGTCTCCATACTGGTCTGTCGTAAAATACAGTTGCACTGTAAATTGAATAAGAAGGAGCATAAAAACTTTCATCTTCAAATTTATACTGTTTGTCTACATAGTTTCCTCCAAAGCCAAATCCTAAATTTTTTAGTGTGTTTTGAAATTTATACGAAACCCAAAAATTGACAATATTTTCTGGTGCGCCGCTAGCCTTGTTGCCTTCAATTGAGGCATCAGACGATTTAACGATACGATTGTCATTATAAGCATAACCAGCTGTCAAGTTTAAACCGTTTATCGGATTGGCAATAAATTCAAAATCAATTCCTTTACTTACTTGTTTTCCGTCCTGAATATTATATCCATCAGGATTTGTTCTTGTAGCATTATCAATTGTAATGTTGTAGTAGCTAATTGTTGTGCTTAATTTTTTATTAAATCCTTCTACTTTCACACCACCTTCATATTGATTGGCATAAATTGGCTTTAAGATTAATATTGATCCGTCTGGCTGATTTACAGGTCCAGCATTTTGAAAACCATTCATATAATTTCCAAATAAAGAAACCTGTTCTTTAACCAGTTCATAAACTAAACCTAATTTTGGAGACAAAGCAGTTTGGTTGTATCCATCTGTATCTTCCAATTTTTTCTGAACAAAGTTGTCTAGACGAAGGCTTAACATTGCCGATAAGCGATCTGTAAAACTAACGACATCTGAAGCATAAACACTAAAAGTCTGCTCATTTGGAACACCAAATTGCATTTCTTTCAATTTCGGATCTACATCGCTTTTTCGAATTGGTTCGAAAGCTGTCGTTACATCAATTACATCTAAAACTTGCGTTGTGGCATATTTAAATGTGCCTTTTGTAAATCTGTAATTAACGCCCGCTAAAAGTTTATGTTTTATGCTTCCTGTAGAAAATGCACCATTAATATTTTCTTGAAAATTGGTGAAATTATTATGAATTGGCCCAAAACGCGATACCATTCTTTGAACTTCTGTTGGCGATTTCCATGAAGTATAGTATTGGTAACTATGATCTACGCGTTCGTCTACCAATGAGAATAGTGTTGTAGATTTCCAGTTGTCAGAAATTTTATATTCTGCTTGAGCAAATATTTTAGGAGAAGTTGTTTTAGCATCAAGATCATCTGCAAATAAACTCGTTCTGTAATCTACTTTTAAATCTGTTGGGTTGGTAAGTCCTGCAGCATAAGAACGTCCGTAAGTAGGGCGTGTGTTATTGGTGTTGAAAATCTCTGTGTCTAAACTCAGCGTTAATCTGTTGGTCGCTTTATAAATAATGCTTGGTGCAAATAAGACAGTTTTATTAAAACCATAATTTAAGAAGCTGTTTTCTGTATTGGCCGAAGCGTTCATTCTAAACAAAACTTTTTTATTCTGAGTCAAAGGCATATTAAAATCTACCGCAACGCGCTGCAGTCCAAAGCTTCCTCCAGTATAAGATATCTCTGTTTTGCTAGTTTCAAAAGGCTTTTTGGTAACTAGGTTGACAACTCCTCCAAATGAAGAAACAGAAGAACCAAACAAAGTTCCAGAAGGACCTTTTAGCACCTCAATTCGCTCGGCATTATCAATTGAGATTGAGCTTCGTCCAGAAAGAGTTTCCATTCCGTTTCGTGCGTTTACACCTGTACTGAATCCTCTAAAACTAATTTCAAGTCCACCAGACGGATATATTTTTGATATCGCACCAGTAGCATTTTGCACTGCGCTTCTTATGTCTACCGCAATTTGCTCTTGTAATAGTTCTTTGTGAATAACATTGTAAACCTGTGGATTTTCAAGATTCTTTAACGGCATTCTAGCAACATAATCGGTCTTTTTTGATAAATTGCTTTTCTTGCCATTTACGACCACTTCATTCAATTCTTTATTAGAAACCTTTAATTGTAAATTAGTGGTAATGGTTTCATATTCAGTGACAATTATTTCTCTTTCAAGCGTTTCATAGCCCGATAGAGATACTTGTATAATGTAAGTGCTGGGTTTTACTCTGTTAAATTCAAAACCGCCGTCGTCATTAGAAACGGTGCCGTATTTCGTATTTTTAAGAATAATATTGACACCGGCAGCGGCATCGCCATCAGATGTTGTGATTGTTCCTTTAATTTTTCCGTGGTTTTGTGCAAAGGCAGATAAAAACGAAAATAGTAGACTGACTGAAAATAGAAAACGCGTAGTTTTCAAATGGAGGTAATTCATTATTATTTTAAATTGGTTTATAATTATTAATTTTATTTAGAATAAATAAAAACAATGCAAATGTAAAAATTAAAATAGTTTTAACAATTT includes these proteins:
- a CDS encoding TonB-dependent receptor is translated as MNYLHLKTTRFLFSVSLLFSFLSAFAQNHGKIKGTITTSDGDAAAGVNIILKNTKYGTVSNDDGGFEFNRVKPSTYIIQVSLSGYETLEREIIVTEYETITTNLQLKVSNKELNEVVVNGKKSNLSKKTDYVARMPLKNLENPQVYNVIHKELLQEQIAVDIRSAVQNATGAISKIYPSGGLEISFRGFSTGVNARNGMETLSGRSSISIDNAERIEVLKGPSGTLFGSSVSSFGGVVNLVTKKPFETSKTEISYTGGSFGLQRVAVDFNMPLTQNKKVLFRMNASANTENSFLNYGFNKTVLFAPSIIYKATNRLTLSLDTEIFNTNNTRPTYGRSYAAGLTNPTDLKVDYRTSLFADDLDAKTTSPKIFAQAEYKISDNWKSTTLFSLVDERVDHSYQYYTSWKSPTEVQRMVSRFGPIHNNFTNFQENINGAFSTGSIKHKLLAGVNYRFTKGTFKYATTQVLDVIDVTTAFEPIRKSDVDPKLKEMQFGVPNEQTFSVYASDVVSFTDRLSAMLSLRLDNFVQKKLEDTDGYNQTALSPKLGLVYELVKEQVSLFGNYMNGFQNAGPVNQPDGSILILKPIYANQYEGGVKVEGFNKKLSTTISYYNITIDNATRTNPDGYNIQDGKQVSKGIDFEFIANPINGLNLTAGYAYNDNRIVKSSDASIEGNKASGAPENIVNFWVSYKFQNTLKNLGFGFGGNYVDKQYKFEDESFYAPSYSIYSATVFYDRPVWRLGVKFNNLTNTKYWDSYGMAQAPANLLVNLTVRL